CTGCTGGCCCGGACCGCGCCGCCGCCGACGGGCACACCGCTGGGGCTGTACGACGGTCTCGCGGGCGTCGCCCACGTCCTGGACCGGCTCGGTCACCGCCAGCGCGCCCTCGACCTGGTCGAGCGCGTCCTCGCGGAACGGTGGCAGAACCTCTCCTCCGACCTGCACGGCGGACTGGCCGGACTCGGGCTGGTCCTCGGCGAACTGGCCCGCACGACCGGCGAGTCGGAGCTGCGCGGCCGTGCCGCCGAGGTCGCCGACATCCTCGTAAGTCGACTCGCGCAGCCCCTTCCGGAGACCCCGAAGCGACGCCGGGCCGGGCTGCTGCGAGGGGCGAGCGGTCCCGCGCTCTTCCTGCTGCGGCAGTACGAACGCACCGGTGAGCCCCTGCTGTTGAAGGCCGCCGAAGTGGCGCTGCGCCGGGACCTGGACTGCTGCATGACGCACCCGACCGGCTCGCTGGAGGTCGACGAGGGCTGGCGGACGCTGCCGTACCTCGGTGACGGGAGCGCGGGCATCGGGATGGTCCTGGACGACTACCTCGCCCACGGCGCCGACACCGACGGGGAATTCGAGCGGGCCCGCGCCGGGATACTGACCGCCGCCACCAGCCGCTTCTACGTACAGCCCGGCCTCTTCCAGGGCCGCGCCGGGATGATCCTGCACCTCGCCCGCACGGACACGCCCGGCGCGAGCGGGAAGCGGCTCGCCGAGCAGATCGACGGGCTCGGCTGGTTCTCGATGGACTACCAGGGCCAACTGGCCTTCCCCGGCCACCAGATGATGCGGCTGTCGATGGACCTGGGCACCGGAACGGCAGGGTGCCTGCTCGCGCTCGGCGCGGCCCACGCGGCCCCCGGCGATCCGGCCACCGCTCACCTGCCGTTCCTGCCGCCGCTCGGGCGGCCCCACATACGCGGTTCCGCGACTTGACGGAGCCGTGACCCAACCCCGTCCCCACGAGTGGACGACACCGATAGGAAGGAAGGCGACATGGCACTTCTCGACCTGCAGGCGATGGAGTCCGAGGAGCACACGGGCGGCGGCGGCGCCAGCACGCTCAGTCTGCTGTCCTGCGTCAGCGCGGCGAGCCTGACGCTCTGTCTCTGACGATCACCGTGCGCCCATGACTCCGGGCGGTCCGCTCCCGCGAGGGAAGGACCGCCCGGGGTCCTGCACACCGTCCTGGACACCGTTCTGCACACGGCTCTGCACACGGTTTCTGCACACACCGAGGGGTGAGGGGTGCAGCCCCATGACACAAGCCATCAGGACGCTGCCCGGGCCGCTCGGTCCGGCCCCCGCCCGCTGTCTGGTCCTGTGCCTGGTGAGCACGGCCGCCACCGGCGCCGGTCTGCTGCTGCCCGCCGCGCTGGGGCACACCCTCGACCTGCTGCTGACGCGGGCCCCGGCGACCCGCTGGGTGC
Above is a window of Streptomyces sp. DT2A-34 DNA encoding:
- a CDS encoding SapB/AmfS family lanthipeptide, with translation MALLDLQAMESEEHTGGGGASTLSLLSCVSAASLTLCL